In Nitrososphaerota archaeon, a single genomic region encodes these proteins:
- the proS gene encoding proline--tRNA ligase, translated as MSQASQEGLTAKKGTDFDEWYTQVILKSEVADYSPVSGCMVFRPSGYAIWENIQSAADAEFKRIGIQNSYFPLFIPERLLKKEAEHVKGFSPEVAWVTQAGKSTLDERLAVRPTSETVMYEVVKRWIRSWRDLPLRLNQWNNVVRWEFKHPTPFLRSREFLWNEGHTIFATKEEADAERDEILGIYRMVTEDYLALPGLVGRKTDSEKFAGAEATYSIEHLLPDGKAIQGPDFHSDGQRFSKAFDIVFVDEEGEKQFAWQNTWAISTREIGVMLAVHSDDKGAVVPPKLAALQIVVVPIVNEENKESILKEAKAFSKDLAARWRTRLDDRDHLTPGRKFNEWELRGVPLRIEFGPRDLKAKQAVLVRRDTGAKRTVAIDLLGKEVDKELGDIQSNLLARARAFLESHTVEAGSMEELERLIAGKGGIVRVAWCGKKSCEDKMKDRAGGKILSIPLDQKPPKAKCVSCGEKAESTANYAKSY; from the coding sequence ATGTCTCAGGCGAGCCAAGAAGGTCTGACCGCGAAGAAGGGGACGGACTTCGACGAGTGGTACACTCAGGTCATCCTGAAGTCGGAGGTCGCAGACTACAGTCCGGTCTCGGGGTGCATGGTCTTCAGGCCCTCCGGTTACGCCATCTGGGAGAACATCCAGTCTGCCGCCGACGCGGAGTTCAAGCGGATCGGCATTCAGAATTCCTACTTTCCGCTCTTCATCCCGGAACGCCTGCTCAAGAAGGAGGCGGAGCACGTCAAGGGCTTCTCCCCCGAAGTGGCCTGGGTGACCCAGGCGGGGAAGTCCACTCTCGACGAGAGGCTTGCCGTAAGGCCGACCTCAGAGACCGTCATGTACGAGGTGGTGAAGCGCTGGATCAGGTCCTGGAGGGACCTGCCACTGAGGCTGAACCAGTGGAACAACGTCGTCAGGTGGGAGTTCAAGCACCCGACCCCCTTCCTTCGCTCGAGGGAGTTCCTCTGGAACGAAGGGCACACGATCTTCGCCACCAAGGAGGAGGCGGACGCTGAGAGGGACGAGATACTGGGCATTTACAGGATGGTCACCGAGGACTATCTTGCGCTCCCAGGGCTGGTTGGAAGGAAGACCGACTCCGAGAAGTTCGCAGGAGCCGAGGCGACCTACAGCATCGAGCATCTTCTGCCCGACGGCAAGGCGATTCAGGGTCCGGACTTCCACTCCGACGGTCAGAGGTTCTCGAAGGCCTTCGACATCGTGTTCGTCGACGAGGAAGGGGAGAAGCAGTTCGCATGGCAGAACACCTGGGCGATCTCGACGAGGGAGATCGGGGTCATGCTTGCCGTCCACAGCGACGACAAGGGCGCCGTCGTCCCACCGAAGCTCGCGGCCCTGCAGATCGTGGTGGTGCCCATAGTCAACGAGGAAAACAAGGAGTCGATCCTCAAGGAGGCAAAGGCCTTTTCCAAGGACCTCGCTGCCCGCTGGAGGACCAGGCTGGATGACCGAGACCACCTGACGCCGGGCAGGAAGTTCAACGAGTGGGAACTCAGGGGGGTCCCCCTGAGGATTGAATTCGGTCCGCGCGACCTCAAGGCAAAACAGGCCGTGCTCGTCAGACGGGACACCGGGGCCAAGCGGACCGTGGCTATCGACCTCCTCGGGAAGGAAGTGGACAAGGAGTTGGGAGACATCCAATCCAACCTCCTCGCCAGGGCGAGGGCGTTCCTGGAATCACACACAGTGGAGGCGGGTTCGATGGAGGAGCTCGAACGTCTCATTGCTGGAAAGGGAGGGATCGTGAGGGTCGCCTGGTGTGGAAAGAAGTCGTGCGAAGACAAGATGAAGGACAGAGCAGGAGGGAAGATCCTGAGCATCCCCCTCGACCAAAAGCCTCCTAAGGCGAAGTGTGTCTCGTGCGGGGAGAAGGCCGAGTCTACGGCCAATTACGCGAAGTCCTACTAG
- a CDS encoding PfkB family carbohydrate kinase, whose product METRAPGRGFLSVIGAINWDVTIFEDRFPRVGEEVQARLVEEYPGGKGANVAVAAARVLGAGRVSLVGALGDDDVSERQLAGLRAEGVLTGGVSTLTGSRSGMAYIVVDERGRKTIHTQFGANGELTPAHLAKENVARLVSRSSMIVVMDPPTSVALAAVSRAKERWCRVVYSPGVRAQEGLRRIGPVIRRADILVVDSSELKNLAGLEAEDPSLEALSNAFPRVTVVVTLGAKGCVVSRGTVKTVLEGVDLAALGLRAVNSTGSGDAFLGVLASYLTWGKTVEEAASWANLAGALKAARYETRGSPGAKELEDSMGALGELRRRPRGSPGSRAS is encoded by the coding sequence TTGGAGACCAGAGCGCCGGGGCGCGGCTTCCTGTCCGTCATAGGTGCGATAAACTGGGACGTCACAATCTTCGAAGATCGTTTCCCTCGAGTGGGAGAGGAGGTCCAAGCTAGACTCGTGGAGGAATACCCCGGCGGCAAGGGGGCGAACGTAGCCGTGGCGGCCGCGAGGGTCCTCGGCGCCGGACGGGTCAGCCTTGTCGGGGCCCTTGGCGATGACGACGTCTCTGAAAGGCAGCTTGCCGGGCTCCGCGCTGAAGGTGTTCTGACGGGCGGAGTGTCGACCCTGACGGGCAGCCGGTCGGGGATGGCGTACATAGTCGTCGACGAGAGGGGGAGGAAGACCATCCACACCCAATTCGGGGCCAACGGGGAGTTGACTCCCGCTCACCTTGCGAAGGAAAACGTGGCGAGGCTGGTCTCCAGAAGCTCGATGATAGTCGTTATGGACCCTCCCACGAGCGTGGCCCTCGCCGCGGTCAGCCGAGCCAAGGAGCGATGGTGCAGGGTCGTCTACAGCCCGGGGGTAAGGGCTCAGGAAGGGCTCAGGAGGATCGGGCCGGTGATCCGTCGGGCGGATATCCTGGTCGTGGACTCCAGCGAGCTGAAGAACCTGGCCGGCCTTGAGGCCGAAGACCCTTCCCTCGAGGCGCTCTCGAACGCCTTCCCCCGGGTGACCGTGGTGGTGACGCTCGGGGCAAAAGGATGCGTAGTCTCCAGGGGGACCGTCAAGACCGTGCTTGAGGGAGTCGACCTGGCCGCGCTCGGCCTCAGGGCGGTGAACAGCACCGGCTCCGGGGACGCGTTCCTCGGCGTTCTTGCGTCCTATCTCACTTGGGGCAAGACTGTGGAGGAGGCTGCCTCCTGGGCGAACCTCGCGGGGGCCCTGAAAGCCGCCAGGTACGAGACCCGGGGGAGCCCCGGTGCTAAGGAGCTGGAGGATTCGATGGGGGCACTGGGGGAGCTCAGACGACGGCCACGGGGCTCGCCAGGGAGTAGAGCCTCATAG
- a CDS encoding ABC transporter permease: MDLAPVLLVAVFGLQYATTISIAAQGELITEKSGILNIGIEGVMLMASFTAALSNVYFQLILGIANPYLPLIIGVATGVAMNFVFAFLSTKAHVDQVIAGIGINIFALGIIYVLSAKQILGSRINGTTPVSNTIPPVFVIHNISSNLSIGISPLTILMFVLPLLTYLLLSKTKFGLHIRAVGENPKAAEVAGIGVARTRILATSLGGVLLGLAGSYLTVDLFDSYTRNATAGIGFIAIAAVIAGGWNPTYVLATGLIFGASIGLTTVVATTGPVFFLFSTIPYVLTVAVLAIASKRLRPPTALATPYKKE; the protein is encoded by the coding sequence ATGGACCTAGCCCCGGTTCTCCTGGTCGCCGTCTTCGGGCTCCAGTACGCCACCACGATTTCAATCGCCGCCCAGGGGGAGCTGATTACTGAGAAATCGGGCATCCTGAACATAGGAATCGAGGGGGTCATGCTGATGGCATCCTTTACAGCCGCCCTCTCCAACGTCTACTTCCAGCTCATCCTCGGGATCGCGAACCCCTACCTGCCTCTGATCATTGGCGTCGCCACCGGCGTCGCAATGAACTTCGTCTTCGCGTTCCTTAGCACCAAAGCCCACGTGGACCAGGTTATCGCAGGCATCGGCATCAACATCTTCGCGCTGGGGATCATCTACGTTCTATCGGCCAAGCAGATACTTGGGTCGCGGATCAACGGCACAACGCCCGTCTCCAACACGATCCCCCCTGTCTTCGTGATCCACAACATCTCCTCCAACCTCTCCATCGGGATAAGCCCCCTGACCATACTGATGTTCGTCCTCCCACTCCTGACCTACCTCTTGCTTTCCAAGACCAAGTTCGGCCTCCACATCAGGGCCGTGGGGGAGAATCCCAAGGCCGCAGAGGTGGCAGGAATCGGGGTCGCCAGGACGAGGATTCTCGCCACGTCTCTGGGGGGGGTCCTCCTGGGCCTCGCGGGCTCCTACCTGACCGTGGACCTTTTCGACTCCTACACACGGAACGCGACCGCGGGAATCGGGTTCATCGCAATCGCAGCTGTGATAGCGGGCGGCTGGAACCCCACCTACGTACTGGCCACGGGGCTCATCTTCGGGGCGAGCATAGGCCTTACCACTGTTGTCGCGACCACCGGGCCTGTCTTCTTCCTCTTCAGCACGATACCCTACGTCCTCACGGTGGCGGTGCTGGCCATCGCTTCGAAGCGCCTGAGGCCCCCCACTGCCCTCGCGACCCCCTACAAGAAAGAATAA
- the endA gene encoding tRNA-intron lyase gives MPKQMARGRLFENRVVVWEVESSRRLFKEGYYGKPLGIPKPKDFEFEAPLVLDLMEGYYLAAKKSVELEDNSGKKLTLKQVQDICEASYIDFAEKFMVYRKLRESGYVVTPGIKFGSDFAVYEHGPGIDHAPYIIQVMAPEATMTATSMVRSGRLATTVRKQFIIAIPDRAKKTVDFLRYDWWRA, from the coding sequence ATGCCCAAGCAGATGGCGAGGGGCAGGCTCTTCGAGAACAGGGTGGTCGTCTGGGAGGTCGAATCCTCCAGACGCCTCTTCAAGGAAGGCTACTACGGCAAGCCCTTGGGGATCCCGAAGCCAAAGGACTTCGAGTTCGAAGCCCCGCTGGTCCTGGACCTCATGGAGGGATACTACCTGGCCGCCAAGAAGTCCGTGGAGCTCGAAGACAACTCTGGCAAGAAGCTGACCCTGAAGCAGGTCCAGGATATCTGCGAGGCCTCCTACATTGACTTCGCGGAGAAGTTCATGGTCTACAGGAAGCTAAGGGAGTCGGGGTACGTCGTCACTCCGGGGATAAAGTTCGGCTCCGACTTCGCCGTCTACGAGCACGGCCCCGGGATCGACCACGCCCCCTACATCATCCAGGTCATGGCCCCCGAGGCCACCATGACCGCAACCTCCATGGTCCGCTCGGGGAGGCTGGCCACCACGGTAAGGAAGCAGTTCATCATCGCAATCCCGGACCGAGCGAAGAAGACCGTCGACTTCCTCAGGTATGACTGGTGGCGGGCCTAG
- a CDS encoding PfkB family carbohydrate kinase → MKVLVAGFITIDSIQLPMRLITSVGGPPCYAGLICSRFGLDVTPLTRVGNDFPEEQAVWLARNGISLRAGDRSFLKPTTKFSIAEGVGSRTLTLVHRCEDLSVSQIPPNIRFSAALVSPIAGEVSTSLLTEISARSDFTFLDPQGFVRSFDSKGTVSVAPIQDKSILSKVDAIKMDRSEAEALTGKANPKEALEKIAAIGLRKAVVTQGADSCFVLDGARIYEIKVPRAQVVDSTGAGDILSGATVSWYLKTRDFLRSACFGIAASSLSLHMIALAKVDLPMSVDDSAMRLYSLASPVAVV, encoded by the coding sequence ATGAAGGTGCTGGTCGCAGGATTCATCACCATCGACTCGATTCAGCTCCCCATGAGACTGATAACGTCGGTCGGGGGCCCCCCCTGCTACGCTGGTCTGATCTGTTCCAGGTTCGGCCTGGACGTGACTCCCCTTACCAGGGTGGGGAACGACTTCCCCGAGGAGCAGGCGGTGTGGCTGGCGCGGAACGGGATATCCCTGCGGGCGGGTGACAGGAGCTTCCTGAAGCCGACAACGAAGTTCAGCATAGCCGAGGGCGTGGGGAGCCGGACCCTGACCCTGGTACACAGGTGCGAGGACCTTTCAGTTTCACAGATTCCTCCAAACATAAGGTTCAGCGCCGCCCTGGTCAGCCCGATAGCAGGGGAGGTGTCCACGTCACTGTTGACAGAGATTTCGGCGCGCTCCGACTTCACTTTCCTCGACCCCCAGGGGTTCGTGAGGAGCTTCGATTCTAAGGGGACCGTGTCCGTCGCCCCCATCCAGGACAAGAGCATACTCTCGAAGGTGGACGCCATCAAGATGGACCGGAGCGAAGCGGAGGCGCTGACGGGGAAGGCGAACCCGAAGGAAGCGCTCGAGAAGATCGCGGCCATAGGCCTTCGGAAGGCCGTCGTGACCCAGGGGGCCGACTCCTGTTTCGTCCTTGACGGGGCACGCATCTACGAGATCAAGGTCCCCCGCGCACAGGTGGTCGACAGCACCGGGGCCGGGGACATCTTGAGCGGTGCCACCGTCAGCTGGTACCTGAAGACCAGGGACTTCCTCCGCAGCGCCTGCTTCGGAATCGCCGCGTCTTCCCTCTCCCTTCACATGATCGCCCTGGCAAAGGTTGACCTGCCCATGAGCGTTGATGACAGCGCTATGAGGCTCTACTCCCTGGCGAGCCCCGTGGCCGTCGTCTGA
- a CDS encoding BMP family ABC transporter substrate-binding protein — translation MNVHSRNGISTTIGVSVIIVLLLAAAVAYYFISSTGTKTTTTPTTTTTAGPLPGKGMSIGVIFDVGGLGDRGFNDLAFQGMSQANTTLGVDTHYVVAASSNDYTSDFEAIIAKHVNLVVGVGFNMDPTIAQEAAKYPNQKFAQVDGDIYNLTNVIAIKFTEHTGSAIVGALSVAMTNTNKIAFLGGVPFSIIYKFWNGWKAGAVWASNYLHKNVTLLKQFDSTDFSVGFSDPAGGQRITQSFISQGADIVFMVAGGTGIGGLKAVGQYDIQQGWNFTSAKPPVFGIGVDANQDYYGTYGFFVKNSSTFSAPSFVLTSEIKKVDFGVFKVMQSVVYGNYSNYWNDAATFGGGYFSGSTTLCGTTGDQPCHVRNVLQLGLAQGAVGPTPFQYSSQYLTPAAKNILTQITRGILNGTIVIPENYNDSPT, via the coding sequence TTGAACGTTCATTCTAGAAATGGGATTAGCACAACAATCGGCGTCTCAGTCATAATCGTCCTGTTGCTAGCTGCCGCAGTGGCGTATTACTTCATCTCCTCAACGGGCACAAAGACCACAACCACTCCAACCACCACCACGACCGCAGGACCGCTCCCCGGCAAGGGGATGTCCATCGGCGTAATCTTCGACGTCGGAGGGCTGGGTGACCGCGGCTTCAACGACCTGGCTTTCCAGGGAATGTCGCAGGCCAACACCACTCTTGGTGTCGACACCCACTATGTAGTGGCCGCCAGCTCCAACGACTACACCTCAGACTTTGAGGCTATCATAGCGAAGCACGTTAACCTCGTGGTCGGAGTCGGGTTCAACATGGACCCAACCATCGCCCAGGAAGCGGCGAAGTATCCGAACCAGAAGTTCGCCCAGGTCGACGGTGACATCTATAACCTGACGAACGTCATAGCAATCAAGTTCACCGAACACACTGGTAGCGCGATAGTAGGGGCGCTCTCGGTGGCCATGACGAACACGAACAAGATAGCATTCCTCGGCGGGGTACCCTTCTCGATCATCTACAAGTTCTGGAACGGTTGGAAGGCCGGCGCGGTATGGGCCTCCAACTATCTCCACAAGAACGTCACATTGCTCAAGCAGTTTGACAGCACAGACTTCAGTGTGGGCTTCAGCGATCCGGCTGGAGGCCAACGCATCACCCAATCATTCATCTCGCAGGGAGCTGACATAGTATTCATGGTCGCAGGCGGAACCGGCATCGGTGGACTCAAGGCCGTCGGGCAGTATGACATCCAGCAGGGCTGGAACTTCACATCTGCAAAGCCGCCAGTCTTCGGCATCGGAGTCGATGCGAACCAGGACTACTACGGAACCTACGGGTTCTTCGTCAAGAACTCCTCCACCTTCAGCGCGCCCTCCTTCGTCCTCACTTCTGAAATAAAGAAGGTGGACTTCGGAGTCTTCAAGGTCATGCAGTCGGTGGTATACGGCAATTACTCCAACTATTGGAACGACGCAGCCACGTTCGGCGGCGGCTACTTCAGCGGGTCCACGACCCTCTGCGGCACGACAGGCGACCAGCCCTGCCACGTGCGCAACGTACTGCAACTGGGCCTCGCCCAGGGCGCAGTCGGACCAACGCCCTTCCAGTACTCGAGCCAGTACCTTACACCAGCGGCCAAGAACATACTGACCCAGATCACGCGCGGCATCCTTAACGGAACCATCGTAATCCCAGAAAACTACAACGATTCCCCAACCTAG
- a CDS encoding methyltransferase domain-containing protein: MEEEAPAPSPNVETIGADSLVLVYRDRRRRWLIRPRDTPKLHTHLGILDMSALVGREYGISVTTTLGDSLTILRPTIEDLVMKLARSTQVVYPKDLGLMIVKLGVHSGSRIIETGTGTGATTALMAYLVQPAGMVYTYDINPGFQDVAKKNIEKVGLTPFVTFKAGDSRLGFTERGMDAGVLDVGDPWEVVHSMKESLKPSAPMVAITPTTNQAEKLVSKMKDEGFVSIETVEILMRHLEARVGMTRPANIMIGHTAYLTFGRTTTGSAAP; encoded by the coding sequence GTGGAGGAGGAAGCGCCGGCGCCTAGTCCGAACGTTGAGACCATCGGTGCCGACTCTCTCGTCCTCGTCTACCGCGACAGAAGGAGGAGGTGGCTCATCAGACCCAGGGATACGCCGAAGCTCCACACCCACCTTGGGATCCTGGACATGTCGGCGCTCGTCGGCAGGGAGTATGGAATCAGCGTCACGACGACTCTGGGCGACTCGCTGACAATCCTCAGGCCCACCATCGAGGACCTGGTCATGAAGCTCGCCAGGAGCACTCAGGTCGTCTACCCGAAGGACCTCGGCCTCATGATAGTCAAGCTCGGCGTACATTCGGGGTCACGGATTATCGAGACAGGGACCGGAACCGGAGCCACCACCGCCCTCATGGCATACCTCGTCCAGCCGGCAGGGATGGTCTATACCTACGACATCAACCCCGGGTTCCAGGACGTGGCGAAGAAGAACATCGAGAAGGTTGGGCTCACTCCCTTCGTCACCTTCAAGGCCGGGGACTCGCGGCTTGGGTTCACCGAGAGGGGCATGGACGCAGGGGTGCTCGACGTGGGCGACCCCTGGGAAGTGGTCCACAGCATGAAGGAGAGCCTGAAACCCTCAGCCCCAATGGTTGCGATCACCCCGACCACGAACCAAGCCGAGAAGCTCGTGTCGAAGATGAAGGACGAGGGGTTCGTCTCCATCGAGACGGTGGAGATCCTCATGAGGCACCTCGAGGCCCGGGTGGGGATGACGAGGCCAGCCAACATCATGATAGGGCACACCGCCTACCTCACCTTCGGGCGAACCACAACGGGCAGCGCTGCCCCCTGA
- a CDS encoding ABC transporter ATP-binding protein encodes MVSMSGIRKEFPGVVAVDGVDFSVSKGEVMGLLGENGAGKSTLMSVLYGLYRMDGGSISIDGVPAKIRSSRDAISLGIGMVHQAFTLVPNLTVRENIILGAEPSRLGILDAAGANARVTKLVQETGLPIDQDELVENLPTGFKQRVEILKALFRGARVLILDEPTAVLTPLEADELFKAVRKLAGAGTTVIFITHKLKEVIALSNRITVMRKGKVVGTIDTKDAAFDILANMMVGRDVERKFKFVDRQPGEDLLEVKDLVVSTPNKPRAVQNCSFKVRAGEIVGLAGVEGNGQSELIEAITGMNRPVSGTISINGHSTNALAPKQILDLSVGHVPEDRALSGLVLDFSIAENTVLGRVDEPRFSSSGLLSLAKVREFARGIVKTFSVATPGVEVKARNLSGGNQQKVIVGRELSGGPHLLIAHQPTRGLDVASTEYIQSLLVEARNEGRGVLLVSADFDETLDLSDRILVLYEGKIIGELERGASIGDLGKLLGGIAV; translated from the coding sequence ATGGTCTCGATGTCTGGGATCAGGAAGGAGTTCCCCGGTGTCGTCGCGGTGGACGGCGTGGACTTCAGCGTCTCCAAGGGAGAGGTCATGGGCCTCCTTGGGGAAAATGGTGCTGGGAAGAGCACCCTCATGAGCGTCCTCTACGGGCTCTACCGGATGGACGGCGGCTCGATTTCAATCGACGGAGTCCCCGCGAAGATAAGAAGCTCTCGCGACGCGATATCCCTCGGCATCGGGATGGTCCACCAGGCTTTCACCCTGGTCCCGAACCTCACGGTAAGAGAGAACATCATCCTGGGCGCCGAGCCCTCGAGGCTGGGAATTCTAGACGCAGCCGGAGCGAACGCCAGGGTGACCAAGCTTGTTCAGGAGACCGGGCTCCCCATCGACCAGGACGAGCTCGTGGAGAACCTTCCCACGGGGTTCAAGCAGCGCGTCGAGATACTGAAGGCACTCTTCAGGGGAGCTAGGGTCCTTATCCTCGACGAGCCGACGGCCGTCCTCACCCCCCTCGAGGCGGATGAGCTCTTCAAGGCCGTGCGGAAGCTGGCGGGCGCCGGCACCACTGTCATCTTCATCACCCACAAACTGAAGGAGGTCATCGCCCTCTCCAACCGCATCACGGTCATGCGCAAGGGGAAGGTCGTTGGGACCATCGACACCAAGGACGCGGCCTTCGACATCCTCGCCAACATGATGGTGGGCAGGGACGTGGAGCGGAAGTTCAAGTTCGTCGACCGTCAGCCCGGGGAGGACCTGCTCGAAGTGAAAGACCTCGTGGTCTCGACCCCGAACAAGCCGAGGGCTGTCCAGAACTGCTCGTTCAAGGTGAGGGCGGGCGAGATCGTGGGCCTGGCAGGGGTTGAGGGGAACGGTCAGTCTGAGCTCATCGAGGCGATCACCGGCATGAACAGGCCCGTCTCGGGCACCATTTCGATCAACGGCCATAGCACCAACGCCCTCGCTCCGAAGCAGATCCTCGACCTCTCGGTGGGCCACGTCCCCGAGGACCGGGCCCTGAGCGGCCTCGTCCTGGACTTCTCGATAGCAGAGAACACAGTTCTGGGGCGGGTCGACGAGCCGCGCTTCTCAAGCTCGGGCCTCCTCTCCCTCGCGAAGGTCAGAGAGTTCGCCAGGGGAATCGTCAAGACTTTCAGCGTGGCCACCCCAGGGGTCGAAGTAAAAGCCAGGAACCTCTCGGGGGGCAACCAGCAAAAGGTGATAGTGGGGAGAGAGCTTTCGGGGGGCCCTCACCTCCTCATCGCCCACCAGCCCACCCGGGGCCTGGACGTGGCGAGCACCGAGTACATCCAGTCCCTCCTTGTCGAGGCCAGGAACGAGGGGAGGGGCGTCCTGCTGGTGAGCGCGGACTTTGACGAGACCCTCGACCTGAGCGACAGGATACTGGTGCTCTACGAGGGGAAGATAATCGGGGAGCTGGAACGCGGAGCGAGCATAGGAGACTTGGGCAAGCTACTGGGCGGGATAGCAGTCTGA
- a CDS encoding ABC transporter permease has product MVKALRASVPQVLVLLLGLLAASILMLIVGYNPLEVYGTLVNGALGNRDGQSYVLTYTGTLILSALAFLIPGKAGIWNVGAQGQIFMAGAVATIVAVVFPLPFIIWPLVAVMAAMLVGAFWAFIPGILEAYRNASAIVTTIMLNFVGEAISAALFLSIIVDAQPKARLYNTAAIPPLASIPSLPFFTTSIMIIVAVVVAIGTEYFFRGTTLGYKIRATGLGPHPAEAKGVNPRRTKVIAMVIGGLVAGLAGAGDVLAAGHSCGSSACYQVGFAAGWFGGEGFAGIAVALVAASNPIGAIFSAIFFSVLVAGSASVGASGLNVYVIWAMQGIIIVFMSMPHISTVILKAGRRRKWT; this is encoded by the coding sequence GTGGTCAAGGCCCTGAGGGCCAGCGTCCCCCAGGTCCTGGTCCTTCTGCTCGGTCTCCTCGCTGCCTCGATTCTGATGCTTATCGTGGGCTACAACCCCCTCGAGGTCTACGGGACCCTGGTGAACGGGGCGTTGGGCAACCGCGACGGTCAGTCCTACGTCCTGACCTACACCGGGACCCTGATCCTCTCGGCCCTCGCATTCCTGATCCCAGGCAAGGCGGGCATCTGGAACGTCGGTGCCCAGGGACAGATCTTCATGGCCGGGGCGGTGGCCACCATAGTCGCAGTAGTCTTCCCTCTCCCGTTCATTATCTGGCCCCTCGTTGCCGTCATGGCTGCCATGCTGGTGGGGGCGTTCTGGGCCTTCATCCCCGGAATCCTCGAAGCCTATCGCAACGCCTCGGCCATAGTGACCACGATCATGCTGAACTTCGTCGGCGAGGCGATTTCGGCTGCGCTCTTCCTCAGCATCATAGTGGACGCCCAGCCCAAGGCCCGGCTCTACAACACGGCCGCCATACCTCCCCTGGCCTCCATCCCCAGCCTTCCCTTCTTCACGACATCGATAATGATTATCGTCGCGGTTGTTGTCGCCATAGGGACTGAGTACTTCTTCCGGGGGACGACCCTAGGGTACAAGATCCGCGCTACCGGGTTGGGTCCGCACCCGGCCGAAGCCAAGGGGGTGAACCCGCGGAGGACCAAGGTCATCGCGATGGTCATCGGAGGCCTAGTCGCAGGACTGGCGGGGGCCGGGGACGTCCTGGCCGCTGGGCACTCGTGCGGGTCCTCGGCATGCTATCAGGTGGGGTTCGCCGCCGGATGGTTCGGCGGTGAGGGGTTCGCGGGAATCGCGGTTGCCCTGGTGGCGGCCTCGAACCCGATCGGTGCGATCTTCTCCGCCATCTTCTTCAGCGTCCTCGTGGCCGGGTCGGCCAGCGTGGGGGCGAGCGGCCTCAACGTCTACGTCATCTGGGCGATGCAGGGAATAATAATCGTCTTCATGTCGATGCCTCACATCAGCACCGTAATACTCAAGGCGGGCAGGAGAAGGAAATGGACCTAG
- a CDS encoding TMEM165/GDT1 family protein codes for MDPPLLTAFAGIAAALFITELTDKDALLLLALAGREKASTVFLAGVSAFALTTALFVTAGSLITRLVPIAWVKFAGGTIMIAYALWEARGLVGERFVEREEREVEKKAAGWRVFVSMVGALVILDVAGDATEVLTIVFVAHYSNALLVFAGVCTGLILATGVETALGSRLGKLLTPARIRNVSVVVFLILGTFIILSAFT; via the coding sequence TTGGATCCGCCTCTCCTGACCGCCTTCGCCGGCATTGCCGCAGCCCTCTTCATCACCGAACTCACGGACAAGGACGCTCTGCTTCTGCTTGCCCTCGCTGGGAGGGAGAAGGCTTCGACGGTGTTCCTGGCGGGGGTGAGCGCGTTTGCCCTCACGACTGCGCTGTTCGTCACCGCAGGCAGCCTCATCACCCGGCTGGTCCCGATTGCATGGGTGAAATTCGCAGGGGGTACAATCATGATCGCCTACGCCCTGTGGGAAGCGCGGGGGCTTGTCGGGGAGAGGTTTGTCGAGAGAGAAGAGCGGGAAGTAGAGAAGAAAGCCGCAGGATGGAGGGTCTTCGTCTCCATGGTGGGCGCCCTCGTCATCCTGGACGTCGCGGGGGACGCGACGGAAGTGCTTACAATCGTGTTCGTCGCCCACTATTCCAATGCCCTCCTGGTCTTCGCAGGCGTTTGCACGGGGCTGATCTTGGCCACCGGGGTCGAGACGGCCCTCGGCAGCAGGCTCGGGAAGCTCCTGACCCCGGCGAGAATCCGAAACGTTTCGGTGGTCGTCTTCCTCATACTGGGCACGTTCATCATCCTCTCCGCCTTCACGTAA